A window of the Lactuca sativa cultivar Salinas chromosome 5, Lsat_Salinas_v11, whole genome shotgun sequence genome harbors these coding sequences:
- the LOC111890169 gene encoding transcription factor bHLH63, translating to MNPELTSGANNTSFFNGNDHRLFATSISAPQRQLLDVVKPDPGWPEFVAYGGQLGYGYMNQNTPGGGDQTFLPANSNSVSVSPKKRKADKGQSLQVVSEKDKKIKGCAEEGDSKITHQYSNCDNKSSNSKEASTNASSKEKSKVSEVQKPDYIHVRARRGQATDSHSLAERVRREKISERMKYLQDLVPGCNKITGKAGMLDEIINYVQSLQKQVEFLSMKLATVNPELDFNIESVFTKEVFQSPIPGLGCSSEMATSTYFQLNSTEQLVSYCGLDMEINSTEMAIRRSLNAPIPIPETFMDSSCFNQIQPTATWDADLQNLYKMEFEQGTLIPFQSHQFTGSNEVSNMKMEM from the exons ATGAATCCAGAATTAACCTCCGGCGCCAACAACACCAGTTTTTTCAATGGAAACGATCATCGCTTGTTCGCTACGTCTATATCCGCACCTCAACGACAGCTTTTAGACGTCGTTAAACCCGACCCAGGGTGGCCGGAGTTTGTCGCGTACGGTGGTCAGTTGGGTTATGGGTATATGAATCAAAACACACCAGGAGGCGGAGATCAGACATTTCTACCGGCGAATTCGAATTCAGTTTCGGTGTCACCTAAGAAAAGGAAAGCCGACAAGGGTCAAAGCCTACAG GTAGTTTCTGAAAAAGATAAGAAGATAAAAGGGTGTGCTGAAGAAGGAGATTCCAAAATCACACATCAATATAGTAATTGCGATAACAAAAGCAGTAACAGTAAAGAAGCTTCTACGAACGCTTCATCAAAGGAGAAATCGAAGGTTTCCGAGGTTCAAAAACCGGATTATATTCATGTTCGTGCACGTCGTGGTCAAGCCACCGACAGCCACAGTTTAGCCGAAAGA GTAAGAAGGGAGAAAATCAGTGAGAGAATGAAGTACTTGCAAGATTTGGTTCCAGGGTGTAATAAGATTACGGGGAAGGCTGGAATGCTTGATGAAATTATCAATTACGTTCAATCCCTTCAAAAACAAGTAGAG TTTTTGTCGATGAAGCTTGCTACGGTGAATCCAGAGCTAGATTTCAACATTGAAAGTGTATTCACGAAAGAG GTGTTTCAATCCCCAATTCCGGGACTCGGGTGTTCTTCGGAAATGGCTACTTCCACATATTTTCAGTTAAACTCTACGGAGCAATTGGTTTCATATTGTGGACTAGACATGGAAATTAACTCAACGGAAATGGCAATAAGAAGAAGTCTTAATGCCCCAATTCCGATTCCGGAAACATTTATGGATTCATCTTGTTTCAAT CAAATCCAGCCAACTGCTACGTGGGATGCTGATTTACAGAATCTGTACAAAATGGAATTTGAACAAGGAACATTGATACCATTTCAATCCCATCAATTTACAG gtTCAAATGAAGTAAGCAATATGAAGATGGAGATGTGA
- the LOC111890268 gene encoding uncharacterized protein C167.05 isoform X1 — protein sequence MSMRMQTLSEEVEYNWTADRRPGRDIVIAVDHGPKSKHAFDWALLHFCRPGDTLHLVHAVSSLKNNIVYDVSQTLMEKLSLEAVKVAMVKTVTRIVEGDAGKAICKEAEKVKPIAVVMGTRGRSLMQSVLQGSVSEYCFHNCKSAPVIIVPGIVEAGEESVVPMD from the exons ATGAGTATGAGAATGCAAACTTTAAGCGAAGAAGTAGAGTACAACTGGACCGCCGATCGCCGTCCCGGCCGTGATATCGTTATCGCAGTTGATCATGGCCCTAAATCCAAACACGCCTTCGATTGGGCACTCCTCCACTTCTGCCGCCCCGGCGACACCCTTCACCTTGTCCACGCCGTCTCCA GTTTAAAGAACAATATCGTTTATGATGTATCGCAGACGCTAATGGAAAAACTATCTTTGGAGGCCGTGAAGGTTGCTATG GTAAAAACAGTGACACGAATAGTGGAAGGAGATGCGGGTAAGGCAATTTGCAAGGAAGCAGAAAAAGTGAAGCCAATAGCTGTTGTCATGGGTACAAGAGGCCGCAGCCTAATGCAAAG TGTATTACAAGGAAGTGTAAGCGAGTATTGCTTCCACAATTGCAAATCAGCACCTGTAATAATTGTTCCTGGCATAG TAGAAGCTGGGGAAGAATCAGTGGTTCCGATGGACTAG
- the LOC111890268 gene encoding uncharacterized protein C167.05 isoform X2, producing MSMRMQTLSEEVEYNWTADRRPGRDIVIAVDHGPKSKHAFDWALLHFCRPGDTLHLVHAVSSLKNNIVYDVSQTLMEKLSLEAVKVAMVKTVTRIVEGDAGKAICKEAEKVKPIAVVMGTRGRSLMQSVLQGSVSEYCFHNCKSAPVIIVPGIEAGEESVVPMD from the exons ATGAGTATGAGAATGCAAACTTTAAGCGAAGAAGTAGAGTACAACTGGACCGCCGATCGCCGTCCCGGCCGTGATATCGTTATCGCAGTTGATCATGGCCCTAAATCCAAACACGCCTTCGATTGGGCACTCCTCCACTTCTGCCGCCCCGGCGACACCCTTCACCTTGTCCACGCCGTCTCCA GTTTAAAGAACAATATCGTTTATGATGTATCGCAGACGCTAATGGAAAAACTATCTTTGGAGGCCGTGAAGGTTGCTATG GTAAAAACAGTGACACGAATAGTGGAAGGAGATGCGGGTAAGGCAATTTGCAAGGAAGCAGAAAAAGTGAAGCCAATAGCTGTTGTCATGGGTACAAGAGGCCGCAGCCTAATGCAAAG TGTATTACAAGGAAGTGTAAGCGAGTATTGCTTCCACAATTGCAAATCAGCACCTGTAATAATTGTTCCTGGCATAG AAGCTGGGGAAGAATCAGTGGTTCCGATGGACTAG